One Gimesia aquarii DNA segment encodes these proteins:
- a CDS encoding amidohydrolase family protein, translating into MEAINRRTFLKSASAGVVAAQSAISLSAGKKSSIKLPAKVVDTHTHFYDPTRPEGVPWPSEGSSLYRTVLPKDFVALKKYQPVNATVVVEASKLVDDNQWILDLVKENPVIIGFVGRLTPGEAMFRTHLKRFSKNPIFKGIRVNHQLIQSGLSQPRFVDDLKMLADMGLQVDLNGPPATLESARRVAKLVPDLRIVVDHIGNVVIKGDEIDPKWKQAMESLSDQKQVYIKISALVEGASRHQLNNVPSDVAYYRPTLDVIWNQIGVDRMIFGSNWPVSERAADYVTLQKILVDYLQNKGQSALDKVFWKNSKLAYQWDRYPGE; encoded by the coding sequence ATGGAAGCCATCAATCGTCGTACATTTCTCAAGTCAGCCTCTGCAGGTGTGGTTGCCGCTCAGTCAGCAATCAGTCTCAGTGCAGGCAAAAAATCATCAATCAAACTACCCGCCAAAGTCGTCGATACGCATACGCATTTTTATGATCCCACGCGCCCGGAAGGCGTCCCCTGGCCGAGCGAAGGTTCATCCCTTTATCGCACAGTATTGCCAAAAGATTTTGTTGCGCTAAAAAAATATCAACCTGTGAATGCGACGGTGGTTGTCGAAGCCAGTAAGTTGGTGGATGACAATCAATGGATATTGGATCTGGTGAAAGAGAACCCCGTAATTATTGGTTTCGTGGGGCGATTGACACCCGGCGAAGCGATGTTTCGTACGCATCTCAAACGATTTTCCAAAAATCCGATTTTTAAGGGAATCCGCGTCAATCATCAATTAATTCAGTCTGGGTTATCGCAGCCGCGGTTTGTCGATGATTTAAAAATGCTGGCTGATATGGGACTCCAGGTTGATCTCAATGGCCCACCTGCGACGTTAGAGAGTGCACGCCGTGTTGCAAAGTTAGTTCCAGACTTACGAATCGTTGTCGATCATATTGGTAACGTGGTCATCAAAGGAGACGAGATCGATCCCAAATGGAAACAGGCTATGGAATCATTGTCAGACCAAAAACAGGTCTATATCAAAATCTCTGCACTGGTCGAAGGGGCATCACGGCATCAACTGAACAATGTCCCCTCTGATGTGGCTTATTACCGTCCTACATTAGACGTCATCTGGAACCAGATCGGTGTTGACCGCATGATCTTCGGCAGCAACTGGCCCGTTTCAGAACGAGCCGCCGACTACGTCACCCTGCAAAAAATTCTTGTCGATTATTTGCAAAACAAAGGCCAGTCAGCGTTAGATAAAGTTTTCTGGAAAAATTCCAAACTGGCGTATCAGTGGGATCGCTATCCCGGAGAATAA
- a CDS encoding DUF11 domain-containing protein, with protein MPESDDQNSSWNRREPLAPESETDEGWPTDFEGPLSEEGTEPESGLNASNAELEEFDFSLKFEDYAPVWLQKIRSFFSSDPEWSFASAVGCVAIILTVVLLLAMPEDKVKQVADRITAPEVEITKLPDSEPIDSRIDVEVPSPYAWVEVGSEPLYISFGEFQKTISEVVVLEERPETPFKLPEFNKNPEPATAPVIVMDVQKIRIIEREILDPAIDESFVLKSQPSPVEMESRLDPAELLLFDQNWKLFDLVRAETRTQQTIRPTLYRERFPGGEHLQVGQEQPLDRSQLDRLTRVTAPQQSDQLNIEIRKRIPQNGTVQNLLTYSLLVKNQGTSPAYNVQIDEELSPATSLVDVSPPAEVKQNHLYWNIARLDPDEERELKIKVFLDQEGNAKTNSIIRLASKVTASTDISAPRLAVQMTGPEVVTEGEIFPLDFIVSNQGRNDQRGIVLNLDLPEGLEHAEGQRLMLKIDQLAVRESRKLRARVRATKPGFVTSQAALAAQGVSLEQTSLKQKIVERKTEPKPTTSQQTPAQSKVPTESSSPAQFCPCQPVYLPPVMYLVP; from the coding sequence ATGCCCGAGTCAGATGACCAAAACTCGAGTTGGAATCGTCGTGAACCACTCGCTCCTGAGAGCGAAACGGATGAAGGCTGGCCAACGGATTTTGAAGGTCCACTGTCAGAGGAAGGGACTGAACCAGAGTCTGGTTTGAATGCCAGCAATGCTGAACTGGAAGAATTTGATTTCTCACTCAAATTTGAAGACTATGCACCTGTCTGGCTGCAAAAAATAAGGTCGTTTTTTAGTAGCGATCCTGAATGGTCTTTTGCCTCTGCTGTTGGATGTGTTGCCATTATTCTCACGGTCGTTTTGCTCCTGGCGATGCCAGAGGATAAAGTGAAACAAGTTGCCGATCGTATTACCGCACCTGAAGTCGAAATCACAAAACTGCCCGACTCTGAACCCATTGATTCACGCATTGATGTTGAAGTTCCCTCGCCTTATGCCTGGGTCGAAGTAGGATCAGAGCCTCTGTATATCTCTTTCGGAGAGTTTCAAAAAACAATCTCCGAAGTTGTCGTCCTCGAAGAAAGACCGGAGACACCATTTAAACTACCCGAGTTCAATAAGAATCCAGAGCCAGCAACGGCTCCCGTAATTGTCATGGACGTACAAAAAATCAGAATCATTGAAAGAGAAATTTTGGATCCGGCAATCGACGAGTCCTTTGTCCTGAAATCACAGCCCTCTCCAGTCGAAATGGAAAGCCGACTTGATCCTGCAGAACTTCTTTTGTTCGATCAAAACTGGAAGCTCTTTGATCTAGTCAGAGCAGAAACTCGAACTCAACAAACAATTCGCCCCACTCTGTATCGCGAGCGGTTTCCTGGAGGGGAACATTTACAGGTGGGTCAGGAACAACCCCTTGATCGTAGCCAACTCGACCGACTGACACGTGTGACGGCTCCTCAGCAGTCAGACCAGTTAAATATTGAAATTCGCAAACGGATACCTCAAAACGGAACCGTCCAAAATCTGCTGACTTACTCCCTCCTGGTAAAAAACCAGGGAACCAGCCCTGCCTACAATGTTCAAATCGATGAAGAACTCTCGCCTGCGACGAGTCTGGTAGATGTTTCTCCCCCCGCTGAAGTCAAACAAAATCATCTGTATTGGAACATTGCCCGACTTGATCCTGATGAAGAGCGGGAGCTCAAGATCAAAGTCTTCCTTGATCAGGAAGGTAATGCAAAAACCAATTCCATTATCCGACTCGCGTCCAAAGTCACCGCTTCTACTGACATCTCTGCCCCTAGACTGGCAGTACAAATGACAGGTCCTGAGGTGGTAACAGAGGGAGAAATCTTTCCACTCGATTTCATCGTCAGTAATCAAGGACGAAACGACCAGCGTGGAATCGTATTAAATCTGGACCTGCCTGAAGGTCTTGAACACGCAGAAGGCCAACGACTCATGTTGAAAATTGACCAATTGGCTGTCCGTGAATCTCGTAAATTACGTGCACGCGTACGTGCGACGAAACCTGGGTTCGTCACATCACAGGCGGCTCTGGCAGCACAAGGCGTTTCGCTGGAACAGACCTCGTTAAAACAAAAGATCGTAGAGAGAAAAACAGAACCCAAACCAACAACCTCTCAACAGACTCCTGCACAATCGAAAGTGCCTACCGAGTCATCATCACCAGCTCAGTTCTGTCCCTGCCAGCCCGTCTATCTTCCGCCGGTTATGTATCTGGTCCCCTGA
- a CDS encoding alkaline phosphatase D family protein: MSLLLRVHQRFSFRYVMISVCMLSLPTLSLAQQPERRQGEMVGELSTDSVILQSRLTAPELDETGDLPGRFGIARFELSTRKDFQNAFFTKWLTAKPEHDFIVKTLVMELKPGTRYYYRLQYGSEKTSIQTGPTNTFQTLPVAEQVAEINFAVVTGMNFHFFHHGAGKNRPAYQGEDKQLGFPALVSILKLKPDFFVGTGDNVYYDHPRQNSAQTAAELRKKWHEQFAQQRFIDLFAQVPTYWEKDDHDFRYNDCDLTGGRAPSNELGLRIFREQVPIVDPKNQNPITYRTQRMGKLLQVWFTENRDYRSPNRSPDGPEKTIWGTRQRDWLKDTLKNSDATFKLIISPTPMIGPDDKSKKDNHTNIGGFRQERDKFFQWIKQEKLDQQGLYLICGDRHWQYHSIDPSGIEEFSTGALVDANSRLGIKPGAKKGTDPDAQIRQPYTSNPASGGFLYVTVKPTQDGNTGTASFQFYDEQGKLLHRVQKQRAIDP; this comes from the coding sequence ATGAGCTTACTTCTTAGAGTCCATCAACGTTTTTCATTCCGCTATGTAATGATTTCTGTTTGCATGCTGAGCCTTCCTACTCTGTCCTTAGCCCAGCAGCCAGAGCGCAGGCAAGGCGAAATGGTGGGAGAACTCAGTACTGATTCGGTTATTCTCCAATCACGATTGACCGCACCAGAATTAGATGAAACCGGAGACCTTCCAGGAAGATTTGGTATCGCCCGCTTTGAACTTTCCACTCGGAAAGACTTTCAGAATGCATTTTTTACTAAATGGCTCACTGCAAAACCCGAACATGATTTTATCGTGAAGACGCTGGTGATGGAGCTGAAGCCAGGGACACGTTATTACTACCGGCTCCAATATGGATCTGAAAAAACATCCATTCAAACCGGCCCCACTAATACCTTCCAAACCCTTCCCGTCGCTGAACAAGTTGCAGAAATCAACTTTGCCGTAGTGACAGGCATGAACTTTCACTTCTTTCATCATGGTGCTGGTAAAAACCGTCCTGCATACCAGGGAGAAGATAAACAACTGGGATTTCCGGCACTGGTTAGTATCTTGAAATTAAAGCCGGATTTTTTTGTGGGGACGGGTGATAACGTTTACTATGATCATCCACGTCAAAACTCGGCACAAACAGCTGCAGAGCTCAGAAAGAAATGGCATGAACAATTTGCTCAACAGCGATTCATCGACCTCTTTGCTCAAGTTCCCACTTATTGGGAAAAAGACGATCATGACTTTCGGTATAATGACTGTGATCTGACCGGTGGCAGAGCCCCTTCGAATGAACTTGGACTACGTATATTTCGCGAACAGGTTCCCATTGTTGATCCAAAAAACCAGAACCCGATTACGTATCGTACACAACGCATGGGAAAACTATTACAGGTTTGGTTTACGGAAAATCGCGATTATCGCAGTCCCAATCGTTCACCTGATGGGCCTGAAAAAACGATCTGGGGAACCAGACAACGTGACTGGCTCAAAGACACACTCAAGAATTCAGATGCGACGTTCAAACTGATTATCTCTCCTACTCCCATGATTGGGCCTGATGATAAATCCAAGAAAGATAACCACACCAACATTGGTGGATTTCGGCAGGAACGCGATAAATTTTTTCAGTGGATCAAACAAGAGAAACTGGACCAGCAGGGTCTCTATCTGATCTGCGGAGACCGGCATTGGCAATACCACTCAATTGATCCCTCTGGTATCGAAGAGTTTTCCACTGGCGCACTCGTCGATGCGAATTCCCGTTTAGGGATTAAACCGGGAGCCAAAAAAGGAACCGACCCTGACGCACAAATCAGACAACCCTATACGTCAAATCCCGCCTCGGGCGGCTTTCTGTATGTCACTGTGAAACCCACTCAAGACGGAAATACGGGAACCGCATCATTTCAGTTCTATGATGAGCAGGGAAAGCTGTTACACCGGGTCCAAAAACAGCGAGCGATTGATCCATGA
- a CDS encoding PmoA family protein, producing MKRFVPYFQRLILALTFPWIGMLSAIHAADPTIGQITLKSGKHAITDEPVFVLLPETGLPDANVYLVEKSSAGTKTIPAQIENRKNAANRLWFIPPGKTTADTSRVFEIKIGQTTFENDVSIKDSGEAFQMCIGNRRVLNYNYKHRAAPKLLHPLYGRSAHIHPIWTPSGKIVSDEFPPDHAHQSGQFLAYTNCLFEGRVTNFWEIKSNKGRVRFHKLVSQQSGPVFAELKVKQEHVDLTGSEEKAALLETWTIRVWNQTVKQPKFWMYDITSEARCASESPLLLPKYHYGGMAIRGGRGWDKNNCRFLTSNGKTRKDGNHDRAHWCDIYGRPTAETPWSGFTILSHRTNFRHPEPVRIHPSMPYMVFTPSALGDWKITPEQPNISRYRFLVHDGPTLPETEQIWQNYADPPQTTLQLVTENN from the coding sequence ATGAAACGATTCGTACCCTACTTTCAACGGCTGATTCTAGCATTGACCTTTCCATGGATCGGGATGCTAAGCGCAATCCACGCCGCAGATCCAACCATTGGTCAAATCACACTTAAGTCGGGAAAGCACGCAATTACCGACGAACCGGTTTTTGTGCTACTTCCAGAAACAGGCTTACCTGACGCTAACGTTTATCTTGTAGAGAAATCATCTGCTGGTACAAAAACGATCCCCGCACAAATCGAAAACAGGAAAAATGCAGCCAACCGTCTCTGGTTCATTCCACCGGGTAAAACAACAGCTGATACCTCACGAGTTTTTGAGATCAAGATAGGACAAACGACTTTCGAAAATGACGTTTCGATCAAAGATAGTGGCGAAGCATTCCAGATGTGCATCGGGAATCGTCGCGTATTAAATTACAATTACAAACATAGAGCGGCACCTAAACTTTTACATCCGCTTTATGGGCGCAGCGCGCATATCCATCCTATCTGGACGCCCAGTGGCAAAATCGTTTCCGATGAATTTCCTCCCGATCATGCACATCAGAGCGGGCAATTTCTGGCTTATACCAATTGTTTATTCGAAGGACGAGTCACGAATTTCTGGGAAATCAAAAGTAATAAAGGGCGTGTCCGTTTTCATAAGCTGGTCTCACAACAGTCAGGACCTGTGTTTGCCGAACTGAAAGTGAAACAGGAACACGTCGACCTCACCGGCTCTGAAGAAAAAGCCGCTTTACTGGAAACCTGGACGATTCGAGTTTGGAACCAGACAGTAAAACAACCAAAATTCTGGATGTATGACATTACCTCAGAAGCACGTTGTGCCTCGGAGAGTCCTTTACTCCTTCCCAAATATCATTATGGGGGTATGGCAATTCGTGGAGGGCGTGGCTGGGATAAAAACAATTGCCGCTTTTTGACTTCCAATGGAAAGACACGAAAAGATGGGAATCATGATCGCGCACACTGGTGTGATATCTATGGAAGACCCACTGCTGAAACTCCCTGGAGTGGTTTTACAATCCTGAGTCATCGCACTAATTTTCGTCATCCCGAACCTGTGCGTATTCATCCATCGATGCCGTATATGGTGTTTACTCCCAGTGCTTTGGGTGACTGGAAAATTACACCAGAGCAGCCAAACATCAGTCGATATCGTTTTCTAGTACACGATGGTCCAACGCTTCCAGAGACAGAACAAATTTGGCAAAATTATGCCGACCCACCACAAACTACGTTACAGCTAGTTACAGAAAATAATTAA
- a CDS encoding amidohydrolase family protein, producing the protein MIWDLHCHLSGVDGKTVDERIAQLMDYADRMGVERLVFFMGWPFLTDPTPQEFRKQNDDVMQAISHWHDRAFGFVYLNAKYVEESLKELDRCVKNGPMVGVKLWVATRCNDPKIDPIIKRAGELNALIYQHTWFKTGGNLVGESTSSDLALMAKRHPKIPLIAGHTGGDWELGIRAIQNSPNVYAGFGGFDPTAGATEMAVRTLGADRIIYGSDIGGRSFSSQLAKVQGADIPEVSKRLILGGNLKRLLTPILNAKGIKV; encoded by the coding sequence ATGATTTGGGACTTACACTGTCATCTATCTGGAGTGGATGGAAAAACGGTCGATGAACGTATCGCACAGTTGATGGATTATGCCGACCGCATGGGAGTCGAACGACTCGTTTTTTTTATGGGGTGGCCTTTTTTGACAGATCCAACTCCCCAAGAATTTCGAAAACAAAATGATGATGTGATGCAAGCGATCAGCCATTGGCATGATCGGGCATTTGGCTTTGTCTATCTCAATGCAAAATATGTTGAGGAAAGTCTTAAAGAATTAGATCGTTGTGTGAAGAACGGGCCGATGGTGGGAGTGAAGCTGTGGGTAGCCACGAGATGTAACGATCCGAAAATCGACCCGATTATCAAACGCGCAGGAGAATTAAACGCGTTAATTTATCAACATACATGGTTCAAAACAGGTGGTAACCTGGTCGGAGAATCGACATCCAGCGACTTGGCACTCATGGCAAAACGACATCCGAAGATTCCTCTTATCGCCGGGCACACGGGTGGTGACTGGGAACTGGGAATTCGTGCCATTCAGAATAGCCCTAATGTGTACGCGGGATTCGGCGGATTTGATCCTACAGCCGGCGCTACTGAAATGGCAGTCCGCACTCTGGGAGCAGATCGGATCATTTATGGCAGCGATATTGGTGGTCGCAGTTTTTCGTCTCAACTGGCCAAAGTACAGGGGGCCGACATTCCTGAAGTTTCCAAGCGATTAATTCTAGGGGGCAACCTCAAACGATTGTTGACTCCCATTTTGAACGCGAAGGGAATCAAAGTATGA
- a CDS encoding amidohydrolase family protein codes for MIFDTNVYLSRWPFRRLPNDETPALIKKLKQNQISQGFAGSFDGLLHKDIRSVNQRLSDDCKSFGSGTLIPIGSINLNLPNWEADVIACHEELAMPGLRLHPNYHQYQLSDDKVNKLFAMASERKLFIQIAMRMEDDRTHHPLMRIPDVKFEALPDLMKQHDQLQVTILNGMKSLRGAKLTSLTENPNLTVEIAMLEGVGGIEKLMKQVPYQQILFGSYAPFFYLESSLNKLKESNLGMEIEQQIIWQNARERFFVTDS; via the coding sequence ATGATTTTCGATACGAACGTGTACCTTTCCCGGTGGCCCTTCCGACGATTGCCGAATGATGAGACTCCCGCGCTCATTAAAAAGTTAAAGCAGAATCAAATCAGTCAGGGCTTTGCAGGTAGTTTTGACGGGCTCCTGCATAAAGATATCCGATCCGTCAATCAACGTCTGTCTGACGACTGTAAATCTTTTGGTTCAGGCACATTGATCCCCATAGGAAGTATTAATCTCAACCTTCCAAACTGGGAAGCAGATGTGATTGCCTGCCATGAAGAACTTGCGATGCCTGGCTTGCGTCTACACCCCAATTATCATCAATACCAATTGAGTGATGATAAAGTGAACAAGCTGTTTGCTATGGCTTCAGAACGAAAGCTCTTCATTCAAATCGCGATGAGAATGGAAGATGATCGCACGCATCATCCCCTGATGAGAATTCCGGATGTCAAATTTGAAGCCTTGCCAGACCTAATGAAACAACACGATCAACTTCAGGTAACAATTCTCAACGGAATGAAATCATTGAGAGGCGCGAAATTAACCAGTCTGACAGAAAATCCAAACCTCACCGTTGAAATTGCGATGTTGGAGGGAGTCGGCGGGATTGAAAAGCTGATGAAACAAGTCCCATATCAGCAGATTCTCTTCGGATCATATGCTCCCTTTTTCTACTTGGAATCCAGCCTGAATAAACTGAAAGAATCCAACCTGGGAATGGAAATCGAACAGCAAATCATCTGGCAGAATGCACGAGAGCGATTTTTTGTGACTGACTCATAG
- a CDS encoding translocase: MGVASHSYHWMKTGFRPAKSRISRWRVEANRIIKRCESLKKMTDDRLERYSLELRWRAKSGEPLKKILPEAYALARESAWRTLKMEHFPVQLMGGMALFEGGIAEMQTGEGKTLTAVLPAYLRALMGKGCHVITVNDYLAQRDAEIMSPVFNKLGLSVGTITADMEDEDRRTAYACDITYGTANEMGFDFLRDRIRIGASAPGQLEQAISNHKTSGKEPLVQRGNYFALIDEADSVLIDEARTPLIIGLIQPNDAASVNLFRWSNRATHQLESEEDFVYEPKKRSAYLTDQGCRKVLLMPKPSLLDSIDTERIYKQVEQSLVARFGFLKDRDYVVVDEEVVIVDESTGRMMDGRKWQDGLHQSIEAQEHVPVTASTGQAARITVQSFFQNYSYLAGMTGTAALAEKEIRKTYKVSVTSVPTHRPCLRIGDPPRLFKTVQAKRMAVVEEIERIRLKRCPVLVGTPSVEASETLGDLLAMKAIPHQILNAKYHEQEAAIVKKAGEPSRVTIATNMAGRGTDILLTDEVRENGGLHVIATEMHTSARIDRQLIGRSARQGDPGQYQFFLSLEDELLRCLETHQLQRIIESAKADENGELAPSWISFFNNTQSFLEKLHRKQRRDMLKQEKHRIEMFHKMGLDPYLEWTE; the protein is encoded by the coding sequence TTGGGCGTCGCATCTCATAGCTATCATTGGATGAAGACCGGTTTTCGTCCCGCGAAATCACGAATTTCTCGTTGGAGAGTTGAAGCCAATCGGATCATTAAGCGTTGCGAATCGCTTAAAAAAATGACCGATGATCGGCTGGAACGGTATTCATTAGAATTGCGCTGGCGTGCAAAATCTGGCGAACCTTTGAAGAAAATTCTTCCCGAAGCATATGCATTGGCGCGGGAATCTGCATGGCGTACCCTGAAAATGGAGCATTTCCCTGTGCAACTTATGGGGGGGATGGCTCTGTTTGAAGGTGGTATTGCGGAAATGCAGACGGGTGAAGGCAAAACCCTGACTGCCGTGTTGCCCGCCTACCTGCGTGCTCTGATGGGAAAAGGCTGTCACGTGATCACCGTCAATGATTATCTGGCACAACGTGATGCGGAAATTATGTCACCGGTCTTCAATAAGCTGGGGCTCTCGGTGGGGACGATTACAGCTGATATGGAAGATGAAGATCGTCGTACAGCTTACGCGTGTGACATTACATATGGCACAGCCAATGAAATGGGCTTCGACTTTCTTCGCGATCGAATCAGAATTGGAGCCAGTGCACCCGGGCAGTTAGAGCAGGCGATCTCCAATCATAAAACATCGGGCAAAGAACCACTTGTGCAGCGCGGGAATTATTTTGCTTTAATCGACGAAGCCGATAGTGTTCTAATTGATGAAGCGCGTACACCTCTGATTATTGGTTTGATCCAGCCGAACGATGCTGCTTCAGTGAATTTATTTCGTTGGAGTAATCGAGCCACCCATCAGTTGGAGTCGGAAGAAGACTTTGTTTATGAGCCCAAAAAACGCTCTGCTTACCTGACGGATCAAGGTTGTCGAAAAGTATTGTTAATGCCCAAACCCTCGCTGCTCGATTCCATTGATACTGAGCGAATCTATAAACAGGTTGAGCAATCTCTGGTCGCCCGTTTTGGATTTCTGAAAGATCGAGATTACGTAGTCGTGGATGAGGAAGTGGTGATTGTCGATGAATCCACGGGTCGCATGATGGATGGTCGGAAGTGGCAGGATGGACTACATCAATCGATCGAAGCACAGGAGCATGTTCCCGTGACCGCTTCGACTGGACAGGCAGCTCGCATTACAGTGCAAAGTTTCTTTCAAAACTATTCATACCTTGCTGGCATGACTGGTACCGCCGCTCTTGCTGAAAAGGAAATTCGCAAAACTTATAAAGTTTCAGTGACGTCGGTTCCCACACATCGCCCCTGTTTAAGAATCGGTGATCCGCCTCGTCTGTTCAAAACAGTGCAGGCCAAACGCATGGCCGTAGTTGAGGAAATAGAACGTATCCGATTAAAACGATGCCCTGTTTTGGTGGGAACGCCTTCTGTAGAAGCCTCTGAAACATTGGGTGATTTGTTGGCGATGAAAGCGATTCCTCACCAGATTTTGAACGCCAAGTATCACGAACAAGAAGCAGCAATTGTGAAGAAAGCCGGAGAGCCATCACGTGTGACGATCGCTACCAATATGGCGGGGCGTGGAACCGATATTCTGCTCACTGATGAAGTGCGTGAAAATGGTGGCCTACATGTCATAGCGACTGAAATGCACACCTCTGCACGGATCGACCGACAATTGATTGGTCGGTCTGCCCGTCAGGGAGACCCCGGGCAGTATCAGTTCTTTCTTTCTCTGGAAGATGAACTCTTACGTTGTCTGGAAACGCATCAACTCCAAAGAATCATCGAGTCTGCCAAAGCAGATGAGAACGGTGAGCTTGCTCCGAGTTGGATTTCCTTCTTCAATAATACTCAATCATTTCTGGAAAAACTGCATCGAAAACAACGCCGTGATATGTTGAAGCAGGAAAAGCACCGGATCGAAATGTTTCATAAGATGGGGCTCGATCCCTATCTGGAATGGACCGAGTAA